The following nucleotide sequence is from Acidimicrobiia bacterium.
CAGCCTCACCGGAGATGATCGGAGGGTGCTGCGGGCCTTCGCCGCACAGATGGCGCAGGCCTTAGAGCGAGAGAAGCTCGAGCGAGAAGCGGCGACGGTCGATGCGATGGCCGAAACTGACCGGCTGCGCACCTCACTGCTGAACGCCGTGTCCCACGATCTCCGGACCCCGCTGGCAACGATAAAGGCGTCTGTCACCAGTCTGCTAGAGACCAAGGTGGCCTGGTCGGCCGATCAGACACAGGCCTTTCTCGAGGCCATCCTCGAGGAAACCGAGCGCCTCAATCGAGTAGTTGGCCGGCTCCTCGATGCCAGCCGGATACAGGTGGGAGCGGTCCACGTGTTCGTTCTCCCCGTCGGCCTCGACGAGATCATCTCATCGGCACTTCCAGGTTTAGGCAACGGACGTGACCGCGTTCTGGTCGAGATCCCGGAATCTTTACCCCAAGTCCTGACCGATCCCGCGCTGTTGGAACGGGCGGTCGCCAACCTGATAGAGAACGCCCTCACCTGGTCACCGTCCGAGCAATACGTTCGGGTAACCGCAGGGGAGGTGGCCGGGCGAGTAGACCTACGGATCATCGACCGAGGCCCGGGAATCCCACCCAACGACAGGGAGATGATCTTTCAGCCGTTCCAACGACTTGGCGACTCCTCGAGCGGGAGCGGTGTTGGTCTTGGTATGGCAGTGGCCCGAGGATTCCTCGAGGCAATGGGAAACGAGTTGTCAATCGAAGACACGCCAGGAGGTGGAACCACGATGGTGATCGGCTTCAAGCTGGATCCACCCATAGAAGGGCGGCCGGTGGCTATCGCTCGAGAAGAGCAACCATGACTCAGGTAGCTCGTATCCTCGTTGTAGACGATGAGCCTCAGATAGTGCGTGCCCTCACCGTCAATCTCGAAGCAATCGGCTACAAAGTCGATTCCGCCGGAACCGGAGAGGACGCTCTGAAGAAGGCAGCCGACCATCGACCCGACGCCGTGATTCTCGACCTCGGACTTCCAGGTATCGACGGAGTGGAGGTGATCCGTGGGTTGCGAGGGTGGACGAAAGTACCGATCATCGTGCTTTCCGTGAGGGAAGAGGAACGCGACAAAATTGCCGCCCTCGACGCCGGAGCCGACGACTACGTCACCAAGCCATTCGGAATGGGCGAATTGGTCGCCCGATTGCGGGCTGCCCTCCGGCGGGCCTTCGACAGCAACCACACCACGCCGGTCGTCGTCACCCCCACCTTCACTATCGACCTTGCCGCCAAACGTGTCACCCGACCCGACGGAGAAGAAATCCGGCTCACCCCGACCGAGTGGGGGATAGTCGAGGTTCTTGCGTTGCACCAAGGGTTGCTTGTCAGTCAGGTCCAGCTCCTCAAGGAAGTGTGGGGACCCGACTACGGAGAGGAAACCAACTACCTCCGAGTATTCATAGCCCAACTGCGTCGCAAACTCGAACCCGAGCCCAGCACCCCACGCTACTTCATCACTGAACCGGGAATGGGCTACCGTTTCGAAGTCGAGGCCGGATCCTGAACCATCCAAACCACATCTCTGAGAGAGATAAGTGCTGGTGGGTTTCACCGATGGTGTCGCCACGGCACGACGACGGGCAGACGAGATCGGAAACGGCCCCCTCGATGCAATGCTTCACTGACAAGCGCACGAGATCGCCCTGATATC
It contains:
- a CDS encoding response regulator gives rise to the protein MTQVARILVVDDEPQIVRALTVNLEAIGYKVDSAGTGEDALKKAADHRPDAVILDLGLPGIDGVEVIRGLRGWTKVPIIVLSVREEERDKIAALDAGADDYVTKPFGMGELVARLRAALRRAFDSNHTTPVVVTPTFTIDLAAKRVTRPDGEEIRLTPTEWGIVEVLALHQGLLVSQVQLLKEVWGPDYGEETNYLRVFIAQLRRKLEPEPSTPRYFITEPGMGYRFEVEAGS